TCACACTAGAATATTTATTATGCTTATACAGTGTGTAAATAATGCACTGATCTTCAGTTATGGAAAAGAtaatatgaatttttctgagcAGTTAGTGCTGTATGTGTCGTTCAtcttataatatttatttccatggcaacaaacaGATGGAAGAAATGCAGAAGGAGATGGTGGATTTACGTCAACAGCTGGACCGTGAGAGAAGACTTCGTATGTTACTGGAGGAACAGAATCGCAGCTTAGAAGCCCAGCTGTATCCTGAAAAACTTCGAGAGATTGCAAAACATGTAAGTGATTAAAAACCTTCCTTGATACAAGTATCAGCATTATTGAAATTAATAGTGCGGTTAAataattaatgttatttttgttgtcatttcaacattttttaattCTATTTTTTTGTGCTTATAGGTTCAACTCCAAGAGCAACAAAAGTTGATGGAAACACAGAGGCTGCGAGAACTTCAAGCAGTGAAAAGCCTTCAGTTGAGCCAACCTCCTGTACCAGTACACATCATTCAAAATCCACCAGTCATCACAGCCACAAACACCGCCAGGCAAAACCTAGATGCAATCGTACAAGCCATCAAACACCTTGAAGGGGCTAAAGAAACACCAACTCCAGAAGATAATGAAAGGAACAACAACTATGAAAGTGATGATGATATGAGTGAAAAAGAACTGGATAATGCAGAGCCAACAGATATTGTGGATGGACCCATCACTGAAGTGCAAACAGAAGAAGTAATTAGTACATCTGGAACTGTAGAAGTTAAACATGAAGCAGTCACAGTAGAGTTAGTTCATCCACAATTTGGAAAACCTCAAGAGTTAACATCTACACCAGgaatttttgtttcatgaaacAAACTATAATTTCATAGAAATATTATATTATCAGtgcaaatttctgtatttgttttaatataAAGTGTATAAAAGAGAATTTTTGGGTTCCcaatatttgtttgttattgtcTTGTCCATATTGCAGCTGACTGCATCTTATTTTGGTACAAATATTTCAAGTCTTTTGGATAAACTAAAACAAACTCTGGGAATACTTTTTCAACTATTTAAcggtaaatattttgaatgcaGAGCAAAGCTGTCTGTATATCTCTTCTTCTTCAGAGTCCCACTTTTCTGGGAGAATTTTGACcacatttgaaacttaaaaaaaaacccaaaggaAAACAGAAAAGCATTTGTCAAAATGACTAGTGTATATTTTTAATCAGTTTTTTAAGTTAGTTCATATTTTGGACTTATTAATACTTAAATGCATGTACAGGCAAAAGGCAGTTACTGTCCCAGCGTTCCTAATTCCAGTCTGTCATACTGCTTTTGGGCTCTGAATGTTTTTTCATGAAATGccaaattgttacaaatagagACCCGTGGTCctttttattgcaaaaaaatagTGCAAAAAGACATAAATTGACTTGTAGCCTGACAGTGCAGAATGTATTGTTGTTCTGATTGCGTAGATAGCTAGGTAGGTGTGTCCTTTGACACTTTGTGTATTTCAGGCTGTCTTTGTCAATGCAACGATGTTCAATGCAGACAGACTAGTAGAGTTAGTTGGTTATTTAAACTGCAGACATGCCTCTGATTGACCATATATCCCTAAATCTGTGATTGCTTTCAACAGTCAAGAACTATCAGTGGAGAGAGATCTGATACAGTGCTGCCATACAAAGATGATACAGGGTAGAAAATTCCAACAATGCTATGAGGAAAACATTTGGATCACTCCACTGCTGCAAAACATTGTGAACTAATTTTCAACAGATCAGTTCATCAGTATTGCGGCCATGTCAAAACTTTGGACTTCTTACTGTGGCATCTCTATATTGTGCAATGGATTATCCTGCTTTGAATTctacaaaacattatttttgtacaagaaactgcttgatttttttcttgatatattttttgaattggACACAAGTAAATTGAAAAATAGTAATGGAAACTAGCAGCAGTGGAGTTTTGTGGTATTTTCAGAGGTGATGTATTTCTTGCAGTAGAAGATTATTCAATTCTAACGTATACCTGGTAACATTTTGGAATACACTTCAACACAGTAGTTATCTCACTGACATAATTTTGACCCTCTTTCTAGTTGGAAACACTCTCCCAGTCTGCCAGTAAACCCCCtattaaacaaaaacaacttttactgttttaaagaaaacatcTTGTAAATTTCACTTTCTATATTGTGTATCCTGTCATTGgcgtattgacaaatattttgtgtatttatttatatttgaacaaaaatatacaatg
This DNA window, taken from Ptychodera flava strain L36383 chromosome 4, AS_Pfla_20210202, whole genome shotgun sequence, encodes the following:
- the LOC139130716 gene encoding transcription factor AP-4-like, whose protein sequence is MAFQVRNPEKAKGLHDYRVQHDAVGGLCSLGRMSPNSQREQERKIRREIANSNERRRMQSINSGFQSLKTLLPHSDGEKLSKAAILQQTSDYIFNLEQDKTRLLQQNTQMKAMLSKRGIEFGSKESPPKRRKNDDSISSDEGIGSPEIEELSMEEMQKEMVDLRQQLDRERRLRMLLEEQNRSLEAQLYPEKLREIAKHVQLQEQQKLMETQRLRELQAVKSLQLSQPPVPVHIIQNPPVITATNTARQNLDAIVQAIKHLEGAKETPTPEDNERNNNYESDDDMSEKELDNAEPTDIVDGPITEVQTEEVISTSGTVEVKHEAVTVELVHPQFGKPQELTSTPGIFVS